The nucleotide window TGAGGTTATGTTTAAAATTTCATAAAAGCCTATGTTTGCGTTTAAATTTTCACTAATCCCTAGACTGTTTGGCAATTTAAAATTGGCATTTTGAAGTACAAATTTAAAAAAACCACCAGGATCAATCATCTCTATAGCAAATGTCCTATCAGCCCTAAGCGTGGCCGATGTGCTAAAATTTATTACAAAGCCAAGCCTACCATCAGAAAAGCTTGCTGTAGTGCCAGCGTGGGATAGCTTTAGGCTTTTTGCCTCCTCTCCTAGGTCGAAGTAGCTTAGCTCAGTTAGGTAGTGATTTGGCACTAGATAATCAAGCAGTGCACCCTTAACTTCAAAAAGCTCCTTTTTATCTAGTGTTTTATCTCCATTTTCATCATAATTTGTAAGTGTGATAGTAGAAAATGTAGGCGAAAACTCAAGCCTTAGACTTAGTCCTGTTAGCTTATCATTATCTGTTAAAAATGTCGGATACACATGGGCTGTGGGTGCGTAGGCAGCGCAGAGAGCACAAGCGCTTAATGGCAAAGGGGATAAAAAAATAGCTAGCAGGAAATAAATCCTGTTAGCTATTTTTAAAAGTGCGTTTTGTTTTTTGTTGTTTATGTTTGACATTATTGTTTACTTAGGGCTTTTTTAAGTAGTCTTGCAGTCTGCCTCATGCTATCATCCCACTCGTATGCTAGCTGATCTATCACTGCTACTTCCGCACCAGTTTGCGTGGCTATTAATGTGGCTGCCTTTTTAGAAAAAGCAGGCGCAATAAACACCATTTTTATATGTTCCTCTTTAGCTTCATCTATTATCTTTGCAAGCTCAGTTGCACTTGGTTCTTTACCTTCGACTTCAATTGCGATTTGCACAAGATCATATCGCTTTGCAAAATACCCCCAAGAAGGGTGATATACTATAAATTTACTACCCTTTACACCAAAAAGCTCATTTTTTATAAATAAATTCAACTCTTTTAGCTTTTGTTTGAAATTTGATAAATTTAAAGCGTATAAGTTTGCATTTTGAGGATATGCTTTGCTTAGGGCTTCGGCGATATTTTCAGCCTGAGTTTGCACTAGGATTGGATCAAGCCATACGTGAGGGTCAAGTCCGTCATGGTCGTGGTGGTGATGTCCGCTATGATCGTGTCCATGGCTATGGTCGTGATTATGCTCTGCTATATGCTCTGGCGCGTCATCATCGTCATCATCATCTTGCATAGGGATTTTTTCTATGCCTTTTGAGGTATCGACAAATTGCAAGTTTTTAAAGCTATCTTTAAATTTAGGTAGCCAAACCTCCTCAAACTCAATCCCAACCCCAAAGTAAATATCCGATTTAGCAAGCGCTTTTACCTGCTCTGGGCGCGGTTCATAGGTGTGTGGATCGTCGCCATTTCCTACCATAGAGACGACATTTACGGTATCTGCAGCTATTTGCTTTACAAAATAGGCGGTCGGCAAGATTGAGGTGCTAACTGTTGGCTTTGCATAAAGCGATAGAGTAGCTGCGATTAAAAATAGTAATTTTTTCATTACTCTCTCCTTTTGTGAAAATAATTCGCAAAGTCTAGCAAAATGCAACTAAGTTGCAACTTAAATATAAGGCTAATCAAATTTTTAGTTTTTTAAGGCTATCATATGGCTTATGAAAACAAGCGAAATTTTAAACCAACATGGCATTGCTACAACGGAGTTAAGGGTGGCTATTTTGCGTCTATTGCGGCGAGCGCAAAGCCCACTATCATATGATGATATGCTAAAAAAGCTAAAGGCGAATAAGACGACTATTTATAGAAATATGCAGCTTTTTGAGGATAGGGGGCTGGTTAGTAAAACAGAGCTTGGTGGCAAGGCTAGATATGCGCTTTCAAGCAAGGCAAGTGCGCATTTTGTCTGCAACGTCTGCCATGGTGTGCATGCTATAAATATGCCATTGTTTTTAAATGGAGATGTGGCTACAAGCGCTGTGATAAAAGGCATTTGTAGGGAGTGTGCTAGATGAGCGAGCCTTTGAGCTTATGGGATAAAAAGGCGGCAAATTATGCTAGATTTAGCCCAAATATGAGCGATTTTGAGGCTAAATTTTACGAAGCTTTAGATGAGTTTGGGGTTAGCTTTTTGGATAAAAGTGTGCTTGATGTGGGCTGTGGAAGCGGAGTTTATAGCCTGCGTATCGCTTCTAGTGCCCAGGAAATAGACTGCGTAGATGGCTCATATGCTATGCTTGAAATTTTAAATGAGGATGCGCAAAAACTAGGGCTTAAAAATGTAAAAACCTACTTTAACCTTTGGGATGATTTTATGCTTAAAAAGCCCTATGATATAGCATTTTGCACGATGTCGCCAGCTCTTGATGATAAGCCTAGCTTTGATAAATTTATCAAAAGTGCAAAAAACCACGTCTACCTAGGTTGGGCAAGCCCTAGAAGTTCTGATGTACTTGAGCCATTTTTTAAAAAATATGGCAAAAAGCAGGATAAAAAGCCAGCTGCTATAAGATTTCAGGAGTATTTAAAAAGCCTTGACATTAATCCTAAAAGCAAACTTTTAAGCGAGGAGCGAGTTGCGGTGCGTAGCTTTAGCCAAATGTGTGAAAATATCTGCTGGCATCTTGAAATTTCAAAGCTTGAGTTTAGCCATGATGAGGTGGCTTTTGAGCTAGAAAATCGCTACGGCAAAGGGCTAATAAGCGAGAAAATTTCATCTTTAATGCTACTTTTGGTCTTTTAGTGGTAAAATCATAAATCTAAAATTTGGAGATATATATAAGTAATGAAAAAGATAGTCTGCCTATTTTTTGTTTTTATGGCTGCGCTTTTTGCTAGCGCTAGTGGCATGGAAGGTACGAATAAGGACGATAGTCGCTATTTTGTTGCCGTTACAAAGATAGATTATGACGAGGCAAAAGCTAAGCTAGGCAAGAAGCTATTTTTTGATAAAAGGCTAAGTGAGGATGGTAGGAGTAGTTGCGAGAGCTGTCATAATCTTTACTGGGATTTTAGTGGCACAGTAAGGCATGTAGAAGATGGCGTACTAGATCCAGTAAGTGTGCTTAGCGTGGGCTTAAATTATATGTTTTTTAACGATGGTAAAATCCGCTCCATATACGATCAAATCGACAGATCAATAACCTCCATAGATGAGCTGGCCACAGATCCAAAAAGGCTAGCAGTGAAGCTTTCAAAGATAGATGAGTATACTAGTGCCTTTTCGAAAGTTTATCCGACTGGGCTAAATTATGAGAATATACGAGACGCTTTAGTGGAGTTTGAAAAGTCAATAACATCGGTAAATTCGCCATTTGACCGCTATTTATTAGGCGACGTAAATGCACTTAGCCCAGAGCAGAAAAAGGGGCTTGCTTTGTTTAAAGATGTAGGTTGCGTGGCTTGTCATAATGGTGTAAATTTAGGCTCAAATGTCGAACAGATTGTGAATTTTTACGAGTTTGTTGTAAAAAGTGAGCATAACGAGACTTCGGATTTAGCCGATGATGCTAAAAATCACTTCATACATCCACCAAAAGACGGTAATGAAGTTGATGTATTTTTATGCAAGCATAGCATTACGGGAAAATTTTATAAACCAAGACTTGATTTTATGCGAATACCGCCTTTAAGAAATATAGCACGCACTAGACCATATTATCGCTGCGGTAAAAAAACGAGCCTGCAGCAGACTATACAAGATATGAGTAAGATACAGTTAAATTATGATTTAAGTGATGATGATGCGGAGCTTATATATAAATTTTTACTCTCTCTTGATGGTGAGATTCCTAGGATATTAAAATGATGAAATTAACCAGCGTAAAGGTTTTGTCGCTACTTTTTGGGCTTGGACTGATGTTTGGGCTTTTTTTGGTAGGGCAGCTAAATAGCGTAATGCTAAAAAGCAGTGAATCAAGCAACGCTATAATAAATTTAAAGCTTTTAAATAAAGAGATAGCTTTTGATTTTAAGGATAATCTTTTTAATATAAATTATGATCGTACTTATAAAACACTTGATGAGTTTCAGAAAAATCTCGATGTATTAAGGCAACTTCAAGGCTCTTCAATAATCTCAAATATATACTCAAAAGGGTTAAATATAAGCAAGGTTGAGGAGATTTTTGAGCAAAAAAGACGATTGATTGATTATTTTAATTTTATAAGCTCTGGTGCTATTACATTTTTAATAGAGAGTGAATATAAAACTAAAAATATGAAAGGCATAGATGATATAAAAGATCTACTTTTACGTATTAGGGGGACAAATTTCTTAGATAAAGATGCTATTGCTAGCGTGGAAGAGGAACTTGCAAAGCTTGCTTTAAAGTATTCAAAGCAAGGTAGCGAAGCCTATGCTCTACTTCAAAAATCGGCATATGTAGTAAGAGCATATACACAGATGCAACAGACGTATTATGAAAATATGCAGCTAAATTTAAAGGACGTCCTAGACGATCTGTCTAAAAACTACGAGGATAAATATGATGATATTATAAGCTTTTTACAAAGAGTGTCTGTGCTTACTATATTTATCTTTATCTGTTTGCTTGCTTTTATAATATACCAAAGTAAAAAAAGCCTCGCTGATAAAAAGGAGATAGCTCAGCTTCGTCTAGCGCTTGATAATGACTTTAGCTCTATTATATTTACTGATAATAATAATTTAATAACATATGTTAACAAATCCTTTGAGTATACTACAGGATATAAATTTGAGGATATTGTTGGTAAATCCCCTAGCTTTTTAAAATCTTACGCTCACAGCAATAGCTTTTATGAGGAGATAGGTGAGTATGTCAAAAATCGCAAAGAGTGGTGTACGCAAGAGATAGTTAGCAAAAGCGCTGATGATAAGTTTATCTATGAAAGGGCAAATTTTATTCCATTTGATTTTGACGGCGAGTCTGCTGGATATATTGGTATAAAGCTAAATCGCACAAGCGAAAACGTAATGCTAAATGAGTTAAAAATCAAAAATAATCAGATAAAAACCCAGTCTATCACAGATAAACTTACAGGCTTTGGTAACTATTTTGCGATGACTGAGAGACTTGATGCAAATGATTATGGCACAATTATTTGCATCACTATTAAAAACTTTGTAAATTTAAACTTTTTTTATCAGACAAAAATAATCGAAGCCATACTAAAATCTTTCGCCTCTACGCTTAAGCTTTACGTTGACACCTATAATATACGTGCAGAGCTTTTTAGATTTCAAGACGATAGCTTTTATATATGGTATAGCGGACAGTCGCTAGAGGCAGACATCGCACACATTAGGGATTATTTTAACTTTAGCTCGCTTAAAATCACAGTCGACGGTAAGGAGGATACTTTCCCAGGGCTTAAAATTTTAATCGGTGTAAGTCTGTCAAACGACACCCCACAAACTAGCCGTTTAATGCAGTCAGTCCTAGCAAATCAAGAAGCAGCAAACACTGGGCTTGGAATTTATTATTACAAAGAAAATGACGCCATAGAGGGTAAATATTACAACAATCAATCAGTTACCCAACTCATTGAGTACGCCCTAGAAAACGATACTGTCATAGTTGAGTGTCAGGGGATTTTTAACATCGAGGAGGATGAAAAAGAGGCGAAAATTTATGAAGTACTTGTGCGCTTAATAGACCAAAACGGTAAAATCCGCTACCCAGGCGAGTTTTTAGACATTGCGGTAAAAGCCCAGCTTTACACCCAGATAACCAAAAAAGTCATTGAGCGCGCCTTCTCGCTTGTTGAGCATTATACGGATTATACATTCTCTGTTAACCTCTCAAGCCTTGATATGAGCGATATTTCGGTGCGCGAGCTGCTTGAGACAAAGCTTGCAAACTGCTCATCGCCTGAGAGAGTAATATTTGAGATGCTAGAAAGCGCTGATATAAACGATTATGATTTAGTCAACAGCTTTATTAAGCGCATCAAAAGCTACGGCTCAAAAATCTCCATAGATGACTTTGGCTCTGGCTACTCAAACTACTATCGAATCCTAGAACTTGATATAGATAATATAAAAATTGACGGCTCAATCATCAAAAAGCTACCAACCGATCAAAACGCTCGTGATATGGTGGACATGATTACGCGTTTTGCAGCTAAGAAAAACTATAAAATAGTGGCTGAATTTGTAAGCTCGCCTGAGATTTTAGAGCAGGTTAAGCACTTTGGGATCCGCTACGGACAAGGCTTTTTGCTAGGCAAGCCAAAGAGCATGGATATACTTTAATATTGACTTTGCTTTATTTAAGCCAGCTTGTCTCGTGAGCCTTTTTTTTACAAACTTCGGGGCTCACATACTATTAGTATGCTTCTCCCATCACCGCCGCAAAGCGTCGGCTCTTAGTTTGCAAAAAATCATCTCACGATACTTCGTATTCTCCGCTCGATCATACAGAACAAAATTTAAAACATTAGAAAAAGATAGAGCTTTTGCAGTTTGCTTGTATCTTAGAGTAACATATTCGCTTGCTTATGGCATATGAACGTACTCAAGCCACACACTGGCTTATCAGGGCAACTTTTTGTTGTGTGCATCAAACGAAGTGCGGTTTCTTTAAAACAATGTGTAGTGGTAGTTTTTAAAGAAATATCGTTTTATTTAGGGCTCTATTTTCTACGCTACTTTGCGTTATAAACTCATCAAAAGCCTAGCAAACTATATCGTAAGTGATATAATCCATATAAAAGCAGTAGGCTTTCTAAACTTTAACATTGGAGTAAATTAGCAGTCTTACAAGGGGGCTTAAATTTAAAATACTATTCTTTTAAAGAGCTAAATTTTAAGCATAGTGCGTGGAGGAGGTATGTGATGACTGTATGTAGCTTTGCTTTGCCAAAGAAAGTTTTATTTATTTGCCGTTTTTTGGATTAAAACTGCTTAGCCTCGGTGTAGTGAGCTACTTGTAATATGGATGGCGTCATGTCTGTAAAAAGGGATTTTTAGCAAAGTAATACCGGAAAGAAAAATATTGCATAAGAAATTTAAATTAATAAATAGTTTTGCAAAGTTAGCAAATAAAAAATGAAATTTTAAAAAAGAGATAATAAAAGGATGGTGACCCATACGAGACTCGAACTCGTGTTACCGCCGTGAAAGGGCGATGTCCTAACCGCTAGACGAATGGGCCATCTGCGTTGTTGAGCTCGAATTATAATATGTAGTTACTTAAAATATACTTAAAATTTAAAAAAATAATAAAAATACCCATTTTTTGCTAAATTTGCATAAAATATATTATAATGCAGGCTTTTAAAAACGACAAAAAGAGTATGCAATGTATAAATTTATCCGTGTGCTTTTGCTAGGCGCGTTTGCTTTTTTGCTGGCTAGCTGTACCATATCTCCTGCGCCAAATGAGAGCCTCCGCCCCATAAAAGCGACTATCGTTTCGCCGTTACTTAGATTAAGTGATGCTGGGTTTGTTCATAGTTATAAGCGTTTTAGCGTGCTTCAAATTTACTCTAGCGGCGTGGCTATTGCGCAGCTAAAAACTGGCAAAAATATCTGCATAAATGGCGCTTGCTATACTCCAAGCGCATTTAATGAAAAATTTTTTAAAAATGCCTACTACGATGGCTTGCTTGATGATATATTAAATGCAAGGCAAATATTTAATGGCATAAATTTAACAAAAAATGAATGTGGATTTTACCAAGATGTAAGCAAGTTTTCAATACGATATTTAGTTTGTAACGATACGGTTGAATTTAAAGATAAGACAACAAAAATAATAATTAAAGAGTTAAGATGAAATATGTCGGAGCACACACAAGTGCGAGTGGCGGCGTGCAAAATGCGCCCATAAATGCCCAAAATATAGGCGCAAATGCCTTTGCATTATTTGTCAAAAATCAAAGGCAGTGGAGCGCAAAGCCACTTGATGATAACGTGATAGCGCAGTTTAAGGCAAATTGCGAAAAAGCTGGTATTTTGCCTCGTCATATCCTGCCTCATGATAGCTATTTGATAAATTTAGGACACCCTGATAAAGACGCTAGGGAAAAATCATACGTAGCGTTTTTGGATGAGATTAATAGGGTATCAGCGCTGGGGCTTGAGCTATTAAACTTTCACCCTGGTTCGCATTTAAATCAAATAAGCGAAACTGAATGCTTAGATAACATAGCTGATTGTATAAACGCCGCTTTAAAAGCCACAAGTGGCGTAAAGCTCGTAATAGAAAACACCGCAGGGCAGGGCAGCAATCTAGGCTATAAATTCGAACATCTTGCCTATTTAATACAAAAGTGCGAGGATAAAAGCAGAATAGGCGTTTGTATAGATACTTGTCACCTCTTTGCCGCTGGATATGACATCAGGGATAAGACCGCGTATTTGCGTACTATGAAAGAATTTGATGAGGTAGTGGGGTATAAATTCTTAGCTGGAATGCACCTAAATGATAGCAAAAACGAGCTAGGAAGTCGTAAAGACCGCCACGAGTGCATAGGGCGTGGCAGTATCGGCGAAGAGGGTTTTAGGTGTATTATGCAAGACCCAAATATCAGCGATATACCTATGATTTTAGAGACGATTGATGAAAGTATTTGGGCTAGCGAAATAATAATGCTAAAGAATATGCAAAAGGAAGGATAATGAATAAAATTTTAATTTCGTCTATGCTAGCAGCGACGCTGGCATTTGGGGCTGGTTATAAGATACCAGAGCAGAGTACGGACTCCATAGGGCTAGCTGCTTCAAACGTGGCTAAGAGTTTTGGCGCAGACGCGGCTTATTT belongs to Campylobacter sp. 19-13652 and includes:
- a CDS encoding metal ABC transporter solute-binding protein, Zn/Mn family codes for the protein MKKLLFLIAATLSLYAKPTVSTSILPTAYFVKQIAADTVNVVSMVGNGDDPHTYEPRPEQVKALAKSDIYFGVGIEFEEVWLPKFKDSFKNLQFVDTSKGIEKIPMQDDDDDDDAPEHIAEHNHDHSHGHDHSGHHHHDHDGLDPHVWLDPILVQTQAENIAEALSKAYPQNANLYALNLSNFKQKLKELNLFIKNELFGVKGSKFIVYHPSWGYFAKRYDLVQIAIEVEGKEPSATELAKIIDEAKEEHIKMVFIAPAFSKKAATLIATQTGAEVAVIDQLAYEWDDSMRQTARLLKKALSKQ
- a CDS encoding Fur family transcriptional regulator, encoding MKTSEILNQHGIATTELRVAILRLLRRAQSPLSYDDMLKKLKANKTTIYRNMQLFEDRGLVSKTELGGKARYALSSKASAHFVCNVCHGVHAINMPLFLNGDVATSAVIKGICRECAR
- a CDS encoding class I SAM-dependent methyltransferase, yielding MSEPLSLWDKKAANYARFSPNMSDFEAKFYEALDEFGVSFLDKSVLDVGCGSGVYSLRIASSAQEIDCVDGSYAMLEILNEDAQKLGLKNVKTYFNLWDDFMLKKPYDIAFCTMSPALDDKPSFDKFIKSAKNHVYLGWASPRSSDVLEPFFKKYGKKQDKKPAAIRFQEYLKSLDINPKSKLLSEERVAVRSFSQMCENICWHLEISKLEFSHDEVAFELENRYGKGLISEKISSLMLLLVF
- a CDS encoding cytochrome-c peroxidase codes for the protein MKKIVCLFFVFMAALFASASGMEGTNKDDSRYFVAVTKIDYDEAKAKLGKKLFFDKRLSEDGRSSCESCHNLYWDFSGTVRHVEDGVLDPVSVLSVGLNYMFFNDGKIRSIYDQIDRSITSIDELATDPKRLAVKLSKIDEYTSAFSKVYPTGLNYENIRDALVEFEKSITSVNSPFDRYLLGDVNALSPEQKKGLALFKDVGCVACHNGVNLGSNVEQIVNFYEFVVKSEHNETSDLADDAKNHFIHPPKDGNEVDVFLCKHSITGKFYKPRLDFMRIPPLRNIARTRPYYRCGKKTSLQQTIQDMSKIQLNYDLSDDDAELIYKFLLSLDGEIPRILK
- a CDS encoding EAL domain-containing protein; this translates as MMKLTSVKVLSLLFGLGLMFGLFLVGQLNSVMLKSSESSNAIINLKLLNKEIAFDFKDNLFNINYDRTYKTLDEFQKNLDVLRQLQGSSIISNIYSKGLNISKVEEIFEQKRRLIDYFNFISSGAITFLIESEYKTKNMKGIDDIKDLLLRIRGTNFLDKDAIASVEEELAKLALKYSKQGSEAYALLQKSAYVVRAYTQMQQTYYENMQLNLKDVLDDLSKNYEDKYDDIISFLQRVSVLTIFIFICLLAFIIYQSKKSLADKKEIAQLRLALDNDFSSIIFTDNNNLITYVNKSFEYTTGYKFEDIVGKSPSFLKSYAHSNSFYEEIGEYVKNRKEWCTQEIVSKSADDKFIYERANFIPFDFDGESAGYIGIKLNRTSENVMLNELKIKNNQIKTQSITDKLTGFGNYFAMTERLDANDYGTIICITIKNFVNLNFFYQTKIIEAILKSFASTLKLYVDTYNIRAELFRFQDDSFYIWYSGQSLEADIAHIRDYFNFSSLKITVDGKEDTFPGLKILIGVSLSNDTPQTSRLMQSVLANQEAANTGLGIYYYKENDAIEGKYYNNQSVTQLIEYALENDTVIVECQGIFNIEEDEKEAKIYEVLVRLIDQNGKIRYPGEFLDIAVKAQLYTQITKKVIERAFSLVEHYTDYTFSVNLSSLDMSDISVRELLETKLANCSSPERVIFEMLESADINDYDLVNSFIKRIKSYGSKISIDDFGSGYSNYYRILELDIDNIKIDGSIIKKLPTDQNARDMVDMITRFAAKKNYKIVAEFVSSPEILEQVKHFGIRYGQGFLLGKPKSMDIL
- the nfo gene encoding deoxyribonuclease IV yields the protein MKYVGAHTSASGGVQNAPINAQNIGANAFALFVKNQRQWSAKPLDDNVIAQFKANCEKAGILPRHILPHDSYLINLGHPDKDAREKSYVAFLDEINRVSALGLELLNFHPGSHLNQISETECLDNIADCINAALKATSGVKLVIENTAGQGSNLGYKFEHLAYLIQKCEDKSRIGVCIDTCHLFAAGYDIRDKTAYLRTMKEFDEVVGYKFLAGMHLNDSKNELGSRKDRHECIGRGSIGEEGFRCIMQDPNISDIPMILETIDESIWASEIIMLKNMQKEG